The nucleotide sequence GACGGCCACTGGCCCCGCGGTAGCAGCCGGACGAACGGTTCGTCGGCGTAGGCCGCCTCGAACACCTCGCGGACCTCGTCGAGGCCGCCGTCGGCGGCCACGTGCGGGCGCAGCCGGGCGGAGCAGGTGGCGAGGATGCCGCGGGGCATGGGGGCCAGGGTCGGGGTGAAGGACACGGTCACCGGCTCGCCCGCCACCAGGGACAGGTTCTGGACGAGCTCGGGGGTGTGCCGGTGCCCGCCGCCGACGCCGTACGGGGTCATGGACCCCATCACCTCGGAGCCGAGCAGGTGCGGTCCGGCCCTCCGGCCCGCGCCCGAGGTGCCACTGGCCGCGACGACCACGACCTCGGGTTCCACCAGGCGTGCGGCGTGGGCGGGGGAGAGGGCGAGGGTGACGGCGGTCGGGTAGCAGCCCGGCACGGCGACCCGGTTCGCGCCCTTCAGCTCGTCCCGGGCGCCGGGCATCTCGGGCAGCCCGTAGGGCCAGGTCCCGGCGTGCTCGGTGCCGTAGAAACGTTTCCACTCGACCGGGTCGCGCAGCCGGAAGTCGGCTCCGCAGTCGATGACGAGGGTGTCGTCGCCCAACTCCCGGGCGAGCGCCCCCGACTGCCCGTGGGGCAGGGCGAGGAACACGATGTCGTGTCCGCCGAGCGCCGCCGCCGACGTCTCGGTGAGCGTCCGGCCGGCGAGCGAGGTCAGCTGGGGCTGCACCTGGCCGAGCGTGAGCCCGGCACTGCTGTGCGCGGCCAGGACTCCGATGTCGACGCCGGGGTGGGAGGCGAGCAGGCGGAGGATCTCCCCGCCGGCATAGCCACTGGCTCCGGCCACCGCGACCCGTAAGGTCATGTTCTTCCGTCTCTCCTGGCGTGTGGGGACGACGGCGCACGCCCGGGGCGGACACCCCGGACCGACGCACTGGAAATTAACTTAGCCTAACCTAAGTAACTCCGGTGCGGAATGGCCGCGATCGCTTACGTGGCTCCAGCGGGGGCCGACAACTCCCGCCAAGCGCCATGGAGTTGACGGGCGGGGTCTGACCCCCGGCCGATGCGGGCCTCGCTCCCCGGCGCGCCGCCTAGCTCGGCCTCCAGGCCACGGCCGGCGAGGCCGGTGCGGACGGACGCCGAACGGCTCAGCCCCGCGCACCCCACGCCGTCGTCAGGCCGTCCAGCCACGCCGGCGGGAGCTCCGCGGCGTCCCACTCCTCGTGCAGCGCCGACGGCGACGCCGCCAGCCGCTCGAGGACGGCCACGCTGGTGGGGGAGTGGACCAGGGAGTAGCGGCCGTGGATCGCGATCGGACTGCCCGGCCCGTACTCCGCGTACACCCGCTCCAGATGCGCGTGATGGGCCTCGGCGAACGCGCTCAACCGCCCCGGATACCCGGCCCGCTGCCGGGGACTCATCGTGCGGAGCACCGCGCCCAGTACCTGCTCGGTGACCTCGGGATCGAGGTCGGAGACATCGGCGAACGACAGGTAGAGCG is from Streptomyces venezuelae ATCC 10712 and encodes:
- the argC gene encoding N-acetyl-gamma-glutamyl-phosphate reductase, with translation MTLRVAVAGASGYAGGEILRLLASHPGVDIGVLAAHSSAGLTLGQVQPQLTSLAGRTLTETSAAALGGHDIVFLALPHGQSGALARELGDDTLVIDCGADFRLRDPVEWKRFYGTEHAGTWPYGLPEMPGARDELKGANRVAVPGCYPTAVTLALSPAHAARLVEPEVVVVAASGTSGAGRRAGPHLLGSEVMGSMTPYGVGGGHRHTPELVQNLSLVAGEPVTVSFTPTLAPMPRGILATCSARLRPHVAADGGLDEVREVFEAAYADEPFVRLLPRGQWPSTGAVLGSNTVQVQVAVDPAARRLVCVSAIDNLTKGTAGGAVQSMNVALGLPEGLGLPMNGVAP